Proteins co-encoded in one Arachis hypogaea cultivar Tifrunner chromosome 13, arahy.Tifrunner.gnm2.J5K5, whole genome shotgun sequence genomic window:
- the LOC112738112 gene encoding uncharacterized protein: MVAQTKELFQKALRNFKSFFFCPGYQKLPKNPPPRTRNTEFSFSTVNYDSDFTRHCDSLAPSKLKKKQPLSSSHQKQHNNEGMLEKKLRELEMLETKDRVEHVLDIEEVLHYYSRLKCPFYIEIVDKFFMEIYTDFFASHVNSPPCIVNSNKPNQLP, encoded by the coding sequence ATGGTGGCGCAAACGAAGGAATTGTTCCAAAAGGCTCTGAGGAACTTCAAGTCTTTCTTCTTCTGTCCAGGCTATCAAAAACTTCCCAAGAATCCGCCACCCCGCACCCGCAATACTGAATTTTCCTTTTCTACTGTCAATTATGACAGTGACTTCACCCGCCATTGCGATTCATTGGCCCCCAGTAAGCTCAAGAAGAAGCAGCCTTTGTCATCATCTCATCAGAAGCAACACAACAATGAGGGTATGTTGGAGAAGAAGCTGAGGGAGTTGGAGATGTTGGAGACGAAGGATCGTGTGGAACATGTGTTGGACATTGAAGAGGTTCTCCATTACTATTCTCGCCTTAAATGCCCCTTCTATATTGAAATTGTCGACAAGTTCTTCATGGAAATTTACACAGACTTCTTTGCTTCGCATGTTAATTCACCACCATGCATTGTTAACTCTAATAAGCCCAACCAACTTCCTTAA